A genomic region of Chryseobacterium sp. KACC 21268 contains the following coding sequences:
- the folB gene encoding dihydroneopterin aldolase — MKSKIILEDIKIYAYHGVLPEEAIIGNHYVVNLEVHADLEEASQSDDLDDTINYAEINSIIHQEMEIRSQLLEHVIGRIINKIENQFPKITFIKIKLTKTIPPMPGEMKGVSLEFEKESNSLK, encoded by the coding sequence ATGAAATCAAAAATCATCCTCGAAGACATCAAAATCTACGCTTACCACGGTGTTTTGCCTGAAGAAGCCATCATCGGAAACCATTACGTTGTGAATCTGGAAGTTCATGCAGATCTGGAAGAGGCGTCGCAGTCAGATGATCTTGATGACACCATTAATTATGCTGAGATTAATTCAATCATTCATCAGGAAATGGAAATCCGTTCACAGCTTCTGGAACACGTGATTGGAAGAATCATCAATAAAATTGAAAATCAGTTTCCCAAGATCACATTCATCAAAATAAAACTGACCAAAACCATCCCGCCAATGCCAGGCGAAATGAAAGGTGTGAGCCTGGAATTTGAGAAAGAAAGTAATTCGCTAAAATAA